The window TAGGACATCCTATAATAGTAATTCTGTTTTTCATAAAATCCTTGTGAATGTTTGCATATGCGTATGCAGTACAATCGGCTGCAATCAGCAGGTCACAGTTGTCAAAGTAGGGTGCATTAACGGGAACCAGTTTGATTTGACATGGCCACTGCATAAGCTCTGACACCGCAGGAGCAGAAGGTGCAGACTCTTTAGCTTCCGATGTGGGAGTTTTCTTTATTGCCATTGCTCTTGAACCGGGACAGCCGCCATGTACGTGATGGTGTACAGGAGGAGTAGATGCGGCAGCTTTCATTTCTATGTTCTTCTTAACGAGTTCTTCATCGTATGCATCTGCTTCACGTTCCTCGATAGTTATAGCATTTGTAGGACACTCGGGTAGGCAATTTCCCAGACCGTCACAGTAGCTGTCTGATATAAGTTTTGCCTTGCCGTTTTCTATAACCAGCGCACCTTCATGACAGGCTGTTACACATAAGCCGCATCCATTGCATTTTTCTTCATCTATTCTTATAATATTTCTCTTCATAATAACACTCCTTAAATATATATTTTATTTGTTTATCGTTTATATGATTATGTAATGATTATAAGGTATAATTATATTAAATTCGGTATCTGGAGATACAAAAGGAGGAAATATGAGATTAAACCAGGAGAAATTTAAGAATATAACAGAAGTTCTTCTCAAATGCGAACTCTTTGAGAACTTTGACAATAAACAGATTATATCAATTATTGAATGCTTTAGCCCAAAGATATATAGCTTTAACAAGGGTGATTATATAGTAATGGCAGGGAGCAGGTATCAAGGGCTGGGGATTTTGCTTGAGGGCAACGGAGTCATAACTAAAGAAAATGCGGCAGGGAATCGTGTAATGATGAATCACATTAAGCCGGGAAGTATTTTTGGTGAGGTTATTGCATTTTCCGGTACGGAAAAATGGCCTTCTAACGTTCAGGCACAAACCAATTGCCAAGTAATGTTTATAGAAAACGAAATGATAATAAATCAATGCAGTGATGCTTGCTCTCATCATTCACAGCTTATAAGGAATCTTTTAAAAAGCGTTTCAACAAGGGCAATTATGCTTAACAGAAGAGTTGAATATCTTTCAATGAAAGGAATTAACTCAAAGATTGCCTGTTTTTTGCTTGAATACATGGATAAGTCAGGCAGCAA of the Ruminiclostridium papyrosolvens DSM 2782 genome contains:
- a CDS encoding ATP-binding protein gives rise to the protein MKRNIIRIDEEKCNGCGLCVTACHEGALVIENGKAKLISDSYCDGLGNCLPECPTNAITIEEREADAYDEELVKKNIEMKAAASTPPVHHHVHGGCPGSRAMAIKKTPTSEAKESAPSAPAVSELMQWPCQIKLVPVNAPYFDNCDLLIAADCTAYAYANIHKDFMKNRITIIGCPKLDEGDYSEKLTAIIANNNINSVKVLRMEVPCCGGIVSAVKTALINSGKMLPWSIVTISTDGEILQS
- a CDS encoding Crp/Fnr family transcriptional regulator, encoding MRLNQEKFKNITEVLLKCELFENFDNKQIISIIECFSPKIYSFNKGDYIVMAGSRYQGLGILLEGNGVITKENAAGNRVMMNHIKPGSIFGEVIAFSGTEKWPSNVQAQTNCQVMFIENEMIINQCSDACSHHSQLIRNLLKSVSTRAIMLNRRVEYLSMKGINSKIACFLLEYMDKSGSNTFRLPVNRNEMAEFLNISRPSLSREMGAMRDMGIIEFHKEAVKIIDADKLKTMIEV